The region TCTTCCTGGCCTGCGCCGCCGATCCTGAGTGGTGCGATGAGCAGCAGGATCGGATCCTCGCGCGCATGGCGAGCGGCGATGAGGCACCAGAGCTGCTCGGCGTCGAGGACCTCGCCGGGGACGCGCTCGTCGCCGCCGTCGGCTTCGTCAACAACGGGCTCCCGCTGTCGGAGCTACGCCCGGCCGGCGACGAGTTCGTCAGCAGCGTCGAGCTGCTCGAACGCGAGCTGGGGAAGCGCATCGAGGGCCTGTTCCCGCTCGCGGCGGCGAACGTGAATTCGATGGTTCCTCTGCTCACCGGGATGCAGCTCGGGCGTCCCGTCGTGGATGCCGATCCGATGGGCCGGGTCTTCCCCCTGCTGTTCCAGTCGGTGTTCACGCTTGCCGGCCTTCCTGCGGGCCCGCTGGCCGCGACGGGGCCCGTCGGCGAATCGGCGCTCCTCCGGGTGCGCGAGCCGCGACGGGCGGAGCGTCTGGTCAGAGCGCTGGCCGAGGAGTTCGGCGGTTGGTCGGCCACGGCGCTCTACCCCATGACCGCAAGGGATCTTGCGCGGACGGGGGTGCTCGGCAGTGTGTCGCGGATGGTGCGCATCGGGAGGATCCTCGACTCCGACGCGACGACGGGCGAGAAGCACCAGCAGCTCCGCCGAAGCGAGGGCGTGCGCCGGATCATCCGGGCGCGGGTCGCAGATGTCGCGGGGCTCTCCCGTCCCGCGCCCGCCGGCGAGCCCGACCATCCCTCCAGCGTCGTGCTCATCGAGGAGTCACAGGGTCGCTTCGTGCAGCTGGAGATTCAGAACGAGCTGCTTCTGCTCATGGTCGACGGCACGCCGGAGGCGGTGATCCCCGACATCATCACGATGCTGCATCCGGATGACGGTCGCGTCGCCAGCCTCGACGATCTGTGGGTGGGCAACACCCTCGACCTCGTCGTCCTCCCGGCCGCCGCACAGTGGTACACGCCGGATGGCCGCCGCCTGGCCGCTCCAGAGACACTGCATTCGCTGCTCCCCGACCGTGGAAGAGGCCCGAGATGAACCGATCGTCTGCGGGAGCCGTCGAGCTGCGCGACCTGATCGATGCCCGCGAGCTCACCGGACTCTCTGTGCTGCACCTCGTCTCGGAACGCAGTCCCGTTCGAGACCTGGCCCTGGTCTCCGACTTCGAGGACATCGGAGCGGTCGGACCCGACACGGTGGTGCTGCTCGCGCGAGGCGCCGCGCGCGGAGGCTGGATGATCTCGGCGGCCCTGCGCTACGCGTGGGAGCGGCGGGCATGCGCGCTCATCGTCCCCGAGCAGCCGTTCACCGCATCCGTCATCGAACTGGCGAAGCGGCTGGAGGTCTCACTGCTCACCACCCGTCGCGACATGACCCGCCTCGCGATCGACGCGGCCATCCGGATCGGCGCCGCACGAGCCGAGGCGATGGTGCGTGTGCGTGCCGTCGTCGACCGCCTGGCCGATGTGCCCGGCCCCGCGCAGGCGATCGCGTTGCTCTCGGACGAGCTCGGTGGTGCCGAGGTGTGGATCGAATCGTCGGGGGCTCGCACCCTCGCATCGCCGACGCCTGCGGGCATCGACTCCGCATCGCAGCGTGCACCGCTGGTGAGGGCGCGCCTCGGGATGGGCGCAGAGGGGCCGGACGCGGATTCCGACCTGCTTCTGGCCAGGGTCCCCGCACAGGCCGTGGTGTTCGGCGAGCAGTTGCTCGCCGGAGCAGCGCCCTCGGTCAGGGCGCTGCTGCTCGAGCAGAGACTCACGGCGACCCGCTCGTCGCTGCCGGCGATCTCGATCACCGCCCTCACGGGCTCCGCTTCCGTCACGTCATTCGAGGAACCGGAGGCGGGAAAGACCACAGCCTGGCCACAGGCGCCCCTCGACGGTTCCTTCTTCGCCGTATGCCTGCTCACGTCCGAGCCGGACCGCGTGGGTGCACTCGTCCATCAGCTCTGGCTGATGGCTTTTCCCGAAGCCCCGCTCGCCCGGTTCGACGGTGGCTGGATCGGGTTCCTGCCCGCGGAGGATCCCAGCCAGCGCACCAGGGCACTGGAGAGAGTGAGAAGCGGGTTCGTGCGCGCCGCGGGAGTCCCGATCACCGGAGGCTCTTCGCGCATCCACCGCTCCCCTGCCGAGGCGCGGTACGCCGTCCGGGAGGCGTGGCTGGCTGCGCGACTGGCAGACCCCTGCACGGCGACGGCCGACGGGCCGGGCACCGATGCCTTCGTGGAATTCGAGTCCGCACCTCTCCGCCTGCTGAGCCGCCTCGTTCCGCTCGACCTCGCCGAGCAGCTCGTCGCAGCGCTGTTCCCCCGCCTGCTCGCCGACCCGTCGGCGCCTCGCCTCATCGAGGCGGTGATCGGCTACCTGTCGGCGAACGGGTCGGTGTCGACCGCCGCCGCACGCCTCGGCCTGCACCGCAACACCGTGCAGTCGAGGCTCCACCGCGCGGCAGAGCTCGACGTCGACCTCACCGAGCCTGCGAACGTGCTGCCGATCCACCTGCTCTTCGAGGCCGTCCGGCGCAGTGAGTCGCCGTCTCTCGAGAGCGACCGCTGAGCGCGAGCTTCGGGGTGGCTTAGACCCGGGTACCGAGTTCGAGAGCTACCGGTCTTGACGCATCTCGGCATGGAGCAGACCGCTCTCCCGCTGCCCTCTGTGCACAGTCCAGCCGAGCACGAACATCGGCCCCGTGTATGGCGCGGCCCGAGATGGTCGGCGTGTGAAGAGAGAGTCGAAGGTGGCGTCGTTGATCGACGCCACCCCTCGAGCGGTCAGTCGACCAGAGGTGAGGAGACCTCCAGCTTGTCGTTGTCGATGAGCCATTTGACGGACTCGAAGACCGTGTCCGCGGCGGAGTGCTGAGGGACGTAGCCGAGGAGGCGATGTGCCTTCTCGGTGGTGACGAAATGGCTGCGGACGAGATGGTCCCAGCTGAGGTCCGCGTTTCTCGCCCCGACATCGGCTCGGAACTCGTCCCAGGTGACGGATTCCAGCGTCGCGGACTTGCCGAACCAGGAGGCTGCCGCCGCCGCGTAGCCGCGGACGGTGAGGGCGTCATTCGCGGTGATGAAGAAGTCTTCTCCCGAAGCCGCCTCGCGGTTGTTCACGGCGAGCTCGAAAGCGAGGGCAACGTCATCGGCGTGCACGTGTGCCATCGACTCCGCACCGAGCCCAGGGATGGGCAGCGCTTCGCCGGCGGCGAGCTTCTGCCAGACGCGAGCGTCAAGGTTTCCGGTCGGTCCGATGGGCTCCCAGCCGGGCCCGCTGATGTGGCCCGGGTGGATGGTCGTTGTGGCCACTCCGCTCTCCGCGGTCTCTGCCTTGAGCATGCGAGCGATGTCGTGCTTGGCAACGCCGTACTCGCCGAACGGCGCGGGGGCGTTGTCCTCGGACATCGGAAGCACTTGACTGGGACCGGCTCGCCAGATGGATCCGCAGAACAGGTAGTGGCCGACGTTTCCGCGCAAGCGCTCCACGAGCGTCGTGGCGGATTCGAGCGTGAAGCATACGAGGTCGATGACGACGTCGGCGCTCAGCTCGACGACACGGTCGGCGAATACGCCCTGCGCGTCTTCCTTCTCCCGGTCTGCGGCCACTTGGGCAACGTGCCGCCACTCGGCGGAGTCCGTGTAGGGCTCGGAGGTGCCTCGGCTGATGTTGATCACCTCGTGTCCGGCTCGCACAAGTCGAGGGATGAGGAAGGATCCGATGTGGCCCGAGCCACCGATGACCAGCACACGCATGAGTTGTCTCCTACTGGTTCGTCGTGGGGATGGCGTCGTCGTCCGCGGTCTGTGCGAGGCGGACGGTGGTGTCGGAAGCATATCCAGTACCGGTGAGATCTGTACCGATCGGCGTCATCCGACGCGGCACTGATCGCTCAGCCGACCGGCTGCAGAAGAGAGGGATCAGTGGTGGCGACGGGTCGGGAGTTGTTGACCCTGCAGTCGACGATGTGTTCCCGGATGGTGCTCGCGACGTCCGATGAGGTGTGCTCGAGCATCGCGAGAGCCTCGACCTTCGCGGTGCCGGTGAGCTTCTCCGGCGACAGCCACACAAAATGGCCATGGAGCGGCGTCCTCGCTGAAGTCGCAAGAAGGGCCGCGGAATTGAACAATTCCGCGGCCCTTCTTAGGTCACACATGGCTTGTGAAGGATCACAGCCGATCTACGGACAGATCAGAAGTCCCAGTCGTCGTCTTCCGTGGCCTCGGCCTTGCCGATGACGTACGACGAACCCGACCCCGAGAAGAAGTCGTGGTTCTCGTCGGCGTTCGGCGACAGGGCCGAGAGGATCGCCGGGTTCACGTTGGTGACCGTCGAGGGGAACATCGGCTCGTAGCCGAGGTTCATCAGCGCCTTGTTGGCGTTGTAGTGCAGGAACTTCTTGACGTCCTCGGTCAGGCCGACGCCGTCGTAGAGGTCCTGCGTGTACTGCACCTCGTTCTCGTAGAGCTCGAACAGCAGGTTGAAGGTGTAGTCCTTCAGCTCCTGACGGCGCTCCTCGGTCTCGTTCTCGAGCCCCTTCTGGAACTTGTAGCCGATGTAGTAGCCGTGCACGGCCTCGTCACGGATGATGAGGCGGATGAGGTCGGCCGTGTTCGTCAGCTTCGCCTTCGACGACCAGTAGATCGGCAGGTAGAAGCCCGAGTAGAACAGGAACGACTCGAGCAGCGTCGATGCGATCTTGCGCTTGAGCGGGTCGTCGCCACGGTAGTAGTCGACGATGATCTGCGCCTTCTTCTGCAGATTCTGGTTCTCGACCGACCAGCGGAACGCCTCGTCGATCTCCTTCGTCGAGCACAGGGTCGAGAAGATCGACGAGTAGCTCTTTGCGTGCACCGACTCCATGAACGCGATGTTGGTGTACACCGCCTCTTCGTGCGGGGTGATCGCGTCGGGGATCAGCGAGACCGCACCCACGGTGCCCTGGATCGTGTCGAGCAGCGTGAGTCCCGTGAACACCCGCATGGTGAGCAGCTGCTCGTCGGGCGTCAGCGTGTTCCACGACTGCACGTCGTTCGACAGCGGCACCTTCTCGGGCAGCCAGAAGTTGTTCACGAGCCGGTTCCAGACCTCGAGGTCCTTCTCGTCCTCGATGCGGTTCCAGTTGATCGCCTGCACGTGGTCGACCAGCGTGAGCTTCGGTGAGGGAGTCAATTCATCGTTCCTGTTCTCAAAATCCCGGATCAGCGGATCACAGCATGCAGCTGACGCACTCGGTCATGTCGGTGCCCTCGAGCGCGAGCTGGCGAAGACGGATGTAGTAGATCGTCTTGATGCCCTTGCGCCATGCGTAGATCTGCGCCTTGTTGATGTCGCGGGTGGTGGCGGTGTCCTTGAAGAACAGCGTCAGCGACAGGCCCTGATCGACGTGCTGCGTCGCGGCGGCGTACGTGTCGATGACCTTCTCGTAGCCGATCTCGTACGCGTCCTGGTAGTACTCCAGGTTGTCGTTCGTCATGAACGGCGCCGGGTAGTAGACGCGACCGAGCTTGCCTTCCTTGCGGATCTCGACCTTCGAGGCGATCGGGTGGATCGACGACGTCGAGTTGTTGATGTACGAGATCGATCCGGTGGGCGGCACAGCCTGCAGGTTCTGGTTGAAGATGCCGTGCTTCTGGATGCTGTCGCGCAGCTCGATCCAGTCCTGCTGCGTCGGGATGAACTTGCCGGCGAAGAGCTCCTTGACCTTCTCCGTCTCGGGCACCCACGCCTGGTCGATGTACTTGTCGAAGAACGTACCCGACGCGTAGGTCGAGTCCTCGAAGCCGTCGAAGGTCTCGCCACGCTCGATGGCGAGCTTGTTCGACGCCTTCAGCGCGTGGAACAGCACGGTGTAGAAGTAGATGTTCGTGAAGTCGATGCCCTCTTCCGAACCGTAGAAGACGCGCTCGCGAGCGAGGTAGCCGTGCAGGTTCATCTGGCCGAGACCGATGGCGTGCGAGCGGTCGTTGCCGTCTTCGATCGAGCGCACCGAGGTGATGTGGCTCTGCGTGCTGACGGCGGTCAGCGCGCGGATCGCCGTCTCGACGGTCTTGCCCAGGTCATCGGCGTCCATCGCCAGGGCGATGTTCATCGAGCCGAGGTTGCACGAGATGTCCTTGCCGATCTGGTCGTACGACAGGTCGTCGTTGTACGAGGTCGGGGTGTTCACCTGCAGGATCTCGCTGCACAGGTTCGACATGTTGATGCGGCCCTTGATCGGGTTCGCCTTGTTCACCGTGTCCTCGAACATGATGTACGGGTAGCCCGACTCGAACTGGATCTCGGCGAGGGTCTGGAAGAACTCGCGCGCGTTGATCTTCGTCTTCTTGATGCGCGAGTCGTCGACCATCTCGTGGTACTTCTCGGTCACCGAGATGTCGCCGAAGGGCACGCCGTACACGCGCTCGACGTCGTACGGCGAGAACAGGTACATGTCCTCACCCTTCTTGGCGAGCTCGAACGTGATGTCGGGCACGACGACACCGAGCGAGAGCGTCTTGATGCGGATCTTCTCGTCGGCGTTCTCGCGCTTGGTGTCGAGGAAGCGCATGATGTCGGGGTGGTGCGCGTTGAGGTAGACGGCACCGGCACCCTGACGGGCACCCAGCTGGTTGGCGTAGCTGAAGCTGTCTTCGAGCAGCTTCATCACGGGGATGATGCCGGACGACTGGTTCTCGATCTGCTTGATCGGCGCACCCGACTCGCGGATGTTCGACAGCAGCAGCGCGACGCCGCCGCCGCGCTTCGACAGCTGCAGCGACGAGTTGATGCCGCGGGCGATCGACTCCATGTTGTCTTCGATGCGCAGCAGGAAGCAGCTGACGAGCTCGCCGCGCTGCGCCTTGCCTGCGTTGAGGAAGGTCGGGGTGGCCGGCTGGAAGCGGCCAGAGATGATCTCCTCGACGAGGTCGATGGCGACCTGCTCGTCGCCCTCGGCGAGCGCGAGGGCGGTCATCACGACGCGATCCTCGAAGCGCTCGAGATAGCGCTTGCCGTCGAACGTCTTCAGCGTGTAGCTCGTGTAGTACTTGAAGGCGCCGAGGAAGGTCTCGAAGCGGAACTTCTTCGAGTAGGCCAGGTCGTTGAGCTTCTGGATGAAGTCGAACGAGTACTGCTCGATGACAGCGCCTTCGTAGTACTGCTTCTCGACGAGGTAGTCCAGGCGCTCCTTGAGGGAGTGGAAGAACACCGTGTTCTGATTGACGTGCTGCAGGAAGTACTCGCGTGCGGCGCGCTTGTCGGCGTCGAACTGGATCTTGCCGTTCGCGTCGTACAGGTTGAGCATCGCGTTGAGCGCGTGATAGTCGAGCCCCTCGTACGCGGGGTTCATCTTGAACTCGACTGCGTCTGTCACTGTCGCTTCCACCATCGTTCCAATCCGTCGCTTACGCGATCGACGTCGTCCTGCGTGCCGAATACCTCGAACCGATACAAGTGCGGCACGTTGCACTTTCGGCTGATGATCTCGCCGGCGAGGCAGAACGCCTCGCCGAAGTTCGTGTTGCCCGCGGAGATCACTCCGCGGATGTGGCGCCGGTTGCGCTCATCGTTGAGGAACCGGATGACCTGCTTGGGGACCGCCCCCTTCTCCTCGCCGCGCCCCTGCCCGCCCCCGTAGGTCGGGGTGACGAGGACGAACGGCTCGTCGATGACGAGCGGATCCTCGGTGCGGTGCAGGGGGATGCGACGGGCGGGCAGTCCGAGCTTCTCGATGAATCGTGCGGTGTTGCCGGACACGCTCGAGAAGTAGACCAGGAGCGGCACCGCGGTCGCGACAGCGCTCATGGTCGGCGGCTTACGCGAGACGGGCGGCGAGCTCGTCGATCTTGTCGGGACGGAAGCCCGACCAGTGGTCCTCGTCGGTGACGACGACGGGCGCCTGCATGTAGCCGAGCGCCTTGACCTGCTCGAGCGCCGAGGCGTCCTCAGAGAGGTCGTGGATCTCGTACTCGATGCCCTTGGCGTCGAGGGCGCGGTAGGTCGCGTTGCACTGCACGCAGGAAGGCTTGGTGTAGACCGTGATCGACATGGTGATGTCTGATTCCCCTCTAATCCAGGTGGTTTTCCCGACAGGCCCCCGCCGGGACTTCAATACTACATATGGGGACGGACATTGGAAGCGACCACAAGGGGTAGTAGTTACATCCGTGTAGTTTTCCACTGCCTTCCCCAGATACAACACAGGTTGTCCACCCTTTCTTCCACAGCCCGGCACCCTCGCAGAACCGGTTCGGACCGCGGATTCACGCGGCTCGAGTGAGCTCGTTGCAGATCCATCCACAGCCAGGACCGTACGCCTGGCCACCGACATCCGATTTCCTGTGGAGAAGCGTCTTCGGCGTGTCGCGGCGTGTCGCCGCAGCGCCTCCTCGCGTCGGCCGCTCGGCCCCGGATAGCCTCGTCTGGTGGCTGGCTATCGTGACCTTCTTCGCACTCCCGGCGTGGCGCGCATGATCGCCGCGCAGCTCGTCGCGCGCTTCCCCAACGGCATGACGAGCCTTGCGATCCTGCTGCACGTCGAGCAGCAGACCGAATCGTACGGCGCGGCGGGAATCGTGCTCGCCGCGGCCTCCGTCGGCCAGGCGGTGGCAGGGCCCGTCACGAGCCGCTGGATGGGCGCCTGGGGCATGCGACGCGTGCTCACGCTGACCCTCGCCGGGTGCGTGGTCGCGGTGCTCTGCCTCGCCCTGCTGCCCCTGAGCCTCGCCGGCTACATGGTGTTCGCGCTGCTCGCCGGACTCTCGACTCCGCCCGTGCAGGCCGCTGTGCGCACCATCTACCCCAAGCTCGTCAACGCCGGACAGCTCACGCCTCTGTTCTCGCTCGACGCCTCGCTGCAGGAGATCATCTGGATCGTCGCGCCGGTCGTGATCACGGTCGTCTCGACCCAGGTCGGCACCGTGCAGGGACTGCTGCTGGTCGCGGCGATCCTCGTGATGGGCGGTTCGTGGTTCATCCTCTCCCCCGAGGTCGGCCGCGTGCGCATCCCGCGCAGCCGCCGCGCGTTCGGCCGCGTCGTGCTGAAGCCGCCGGTGATGCTGGCGACGGTCATCGGGTTCCTGCTCATCGGCGCGTGCGCAGCCGTCGAGGTCGGAGTCGTCGCGACGTTCGGGCACGGCGGCCTCGAGGCGGGCCTGGTGCTCGCCGTCTTCTCGGTCGGCAGCCTGGTGGGCGGACTCGCATTCGGGCACATCCCGATCGGCCCCTGGGCGATGGCCCGCCGCCTGCTCATCGTCACGATCGGTCTCGCTCTGACGATGGTGTCGCTGAACATCTTCTGGCTGGGCGGCACGCTCGTGCTCGCCGGCGTCGGCATCGCGCCCGCCCTCGCCGTGCTGTTCGCGATCACCACCGCGAGCGTCAAGTTCAGCGAGACGGCCGAGGCATTCGGATGGGCCGGCACGGGTCAGCTCATCGGAGCCGCGGCTGGCTCCGCCGTCGCCGGCATCCTCATCGACCAGTCCGGCCCGCAGGGCGCCTACCTCGCGGCCGCCC is a window of Microbacterium esteraromaticum DNA encoding:
- a CDS encoding DUF917 family protein, producing MQLSADDVRHLRTGALFLACAADPEWCDEQQDRILARMASGDEAPELLGVEDLAGDALVAAVGFVNNGLPLSELRPAGDEFVSSVELLERELGKRIEGLFPLAAANVNSMVPLLTGMQLGRPVVDADPMGRVFPLLFQSVFTLAGLPAGPLAATGPVGESALLRVREPRRAERLVRALAEEFGGWSATALYPMTARDLARTGVLGSVSRMVRIGRILDSDATTGEKHQQLRRSEGVRRIIRARVADVAGLSRPAPAGEPDHPSSVVLIEESQGRFVQLEIQNELLLLMVDGTPEAVIPDIITMLHPDDGRVASLDDLWVGNTLDLVVLPAAAQWYTPDGRRLAAPETLHSLLPDRGRGPR
- a CDS encoding helix-turn-helix domain-containing protein is translated as MNRSSAGAVELRDLIDARELTGLSVLHLVSERSPVRDLALVSDFEDIGAVGPDTVVLLARGAARGGWMISAALRYAWERRACALIVPEQPFTASVIELAKRLEVSLLTTRRDMTRLAIDAAIRIGAARAEAMVRVRAVVDRLADVPGPAQAIALLSDELGGAEVWIESSGARTLASPTPAGIDSASQRAPLVRARLGMGAEGPDADSDLLLARVPAQAVVFGEQLLAGAAPSVRALLLEQRLTATRSSLPAISITALTGSASVTSFEEPEAGKTTAWPQAPLDGSFFAVCLLTSEPDRVGALVHQLWLMAFPEAPLARFDGGWIGFLPAEDPSQRTRALERVRSGFVRAAGVPITGGSSRIHRSPAEARYAVREAWLAARLADPCTATADGPGTDAFVEFESAPLRLLSRLVPLDLAEQLVAALFPRLLADPSAPRLIEAVIGYLSANGSVSTAAARLGLHRNTVQSRLHRAAELDVDLTEPANVLPIHLLFEAVRRSESPSLESDR
- a CDS encoding NAD-dependent epimerase/dehydratase family protein, with translation MRVLVIGGSGHIGSFLIPRLVRAGHEVINISRGTSEPYTDSAEWRHVAQVAADREKEDAQGVFADRVVELSADVVIDLVCFTLESATTLVERLRGNVGHYLFCGSIWRAGPSQVLPMSEDNAPAPFGEYGVAKHDIARMLKAETAESGVATTTIHPGHISGPGWEPIGPTGNLDARVWQKLAAGEALPIPGLGAESMAHVHADDVALAFELAVNNREAASGEDFFITANDALTVRGYAAAAASWFGKSATLESVTWDEFRADVGARNADLSWDHLVRSHFVTTEKAHRLLGYVPQHSAADTVFESVKWLIDNDKLEVSSPLVD
- the nrdF gene encoding class 1b ribonucleoside-diphosphate reductase subunit beta, giving the protein MTPSPKLTLVDHVQAINWNRIEDEKDLEVWNRLVNNFWLPEKVPLSNDVQSWNTLTPDEQLLTMRVFTGLTLLDTIQGTVGAVSLIPDAITPHEEAVYTNIAFMESVHAKSYSSIFSTLCSTKEIDEAFRWSVENQNLQKKAQIIVDYYRGDDPLKRKIASTLLESFLFYSGFYLPIYWSSKAKLTNTADLIRLIIRDEAVHGYYIGYKFQKGLENETEERRQELKDYTFNLLFELYENEVQYTQDLYDGVGLTEDVKKFLHYNANKALMNLGYEPMFPSTVTNVNPAILSALSPNADENHDFFSGSGSSYVIGKAEATEDDDWDF
- the nrdE gene encoding class 1b ribonucleoside-diphosphate reductase subunit alpha; translated protein: MVEATVTDAVEFKMNPAYEGLDYHALNAMLNLYDANGKIQFDADKRAAREYFLQHVNQNTVFFHSLKERLDYLVEKQYYEGAVIEQYSFDFIQKLNDLAYSKKFRFETFLGAFKYYTSYTLKTFDGKRYLERFEDRVVMTALALAEGDEQVAIDLVEEIISGRFQPATPTFLNAGKAQRGELVSCFLLRIEDNMESIARGINSSLQLSKRGGGVALLLSNIRESGAPIKQIENQSSGIIPVMKLLEDSFSYANQLGARQGAGAVYLNAHHPDIMRFLDTKRENADEKIRIKTLSLGVVVPDITFELAKKGEDMYLFSPYDVERVYGVPFGDISVTEKYHEMVDDSRIKKTKINAREFFQTLAEIQFESGYPYIMFEDTVNKANPIKGRINMSNLCSEILQVNTPTSYNDDLSYDQIGKDISCNLGSMNIALAMDADDLGKTVETAIRALTAVSTQSHITSVRSIEDGNDRSHAIGLGQMNLHGYLARERVFYGSEEGIDFTNIYFYTVLFHALKASNKLAIERGETFDGFEDSTYASGTFFDKYIDQAWVPETEKVKELFAGKFIPTQQDWIELRDSIQKHGIFNQNLQAVPPTGSISYINNSTSSIHPIASKVEIRKEGKLGRVYYPAPFMTNDNLEYYQDAYEIGYEKVIDTYAAATQHVDQGLSLTLFFKDTATTRDINKAQIYAWRKGIKTIYYIRLRQLALEGTDMTECVSCML
- the nrdI gene encoding class Ib ribonucleoside-diphosphate reductase assembly flavoprotein NrdI, which codes for MSAVATAVPLLVYFSSVSGNTARFIEKLGLPARRIPLHRTEDPLVIDEPFVLVTPTYGGGQGRGEEKGAVPKQVIRFLNDERNRRHIRGVISAGNTNFGEAFCLAGEIISRKCNVPHLYRFEVFGTQDDVDRVSDGLERWWKRQ
- the nrdH gene encoding glutaredoxin-like protein NrdH yields the protein MSITVYTKPSCVQCNATYRALDAKGIEYEIHDLSEDASALEQVKALGYMQAPVVVTDEDHWSGFRPDKIDELAARLA
- a CDS encoding MFS transporter is translated as MAGYRDLLRTPGVARMIAAQLVARFPNGMTSLAILLHVEQQTESYGAAGIVLAAASVGQAVAGPVTSRWMGAWGMRRVLTLTLAGCVVAVLCLALLPLSLAGYMVFALLAGLSTPPVQAAVRTIYPKLVNAGQLTPLFSLDASLQEIIWIVAPVVITVVSTQVGTVQGLLLVAAILVMGGSWFILSPEVGRVRIPRSRRAFGRVVLKPPVMLATVIGFLLIGACAAVEVGVVATFGHGGLEAGLVLAVFSVGSLVGGLAFGHIPIGPWAMARRLLIVTIGLALTMVSLNIFWLGGTLVLAGVGIAPALAVLFAITTASVKFSETAEAFGWAGTGQLIGAAAGSAVAGILIDQSGPQGAYLAAALFAAVGLAVSIVFVRAFPDLRHRDPAPYPDTEPIQTARL